The proteins below come from a single Balaenoptera musculus isolate JJ_BM4_2016_0621 chromosome 1, mBalMus1.pri.v3, whole genome shotgun sequence genomic window:
- the UBXN10 gene encoding UBX domain-containing protein 10: MATEAPVNTAPPERSTAVSTAAGSFIWQPDSLNTHVTRPKSAKGRTRPSLHKPAGTEGCCSLTPSSPPAIPCESPSSQKPAACTPRSPSQGAPDETPELLQQVPTGASSSLNKYPVLPSINRKTLEEAALETVAKKAGSLQLSSTQALYQAETCTVKTSEEGSRAQPCSPERKCIVRTKRQSSYRARDLEEPSDQEPRLLLAVRSPSGRRFVHHFRPTDDLHTVVAVAEHKNEATYRHCSIETMEVPRRHFSDLTKSLQECGILHKSVLGISQEDGEGWPLVHSHPAGVLGL, encoded by the coding sequence ATGGCCACGGAAGCCCCGGTGAATACAGCGCCCCCTGAACGCAGCACTGCTGTCAGCACAGCAGCTGGCAGCTTCATTTGGCAGCCAGACTCACTAAACACGCACGTCACAAGGCCCAAGTCCGCCAAGGGACGCACTCGGCCAAGTCTGCATAAGCCCGCGGGCACGGAGGGATGCTGCAGCCTCACGCCATCTTCACCTCCAGCCATTCCCTGCGAGTCGCCGAGCAGCCAGAAACCGGCAGCCTGCACACCCAGATCTCCAAGTCAGGGAGCCCCCGATGAGACCCCGGAGCTGCTGCAGCAGGTGCCCACAGGGGCATCGTCTTCCCTCAATAAATACCCAGTCCTTCCTTCCATCAACAGGAAGACCCTGGAGGAGGCGGCCCTGGAAACAGTTGCTAAAAAGGCTGGTTCCCTGCAGCTGAGCAGCACCCAGGCTCTTTACCAAGCGGAGACCTGCACCGTGAAGACGAGTGAAGAAGGTTCCCGAGCTCAACCTTGTTCCCCGGAGAGGAAATGCATCGTGCGGACCAAGAGACAAAGCTCCTACAGGGCCAGAGACCTGGAGGAACCGTCAGATCAAGAGCCAAGACTGCTGCTTGCCGTCAGATCACCGTCAGGACGAAGGTTTGTCCACCATTTCCGGCCAACTGATGACTTACACACCGTTGTCGCCGTGGCCGAACACAAGAACGAGGCCACCTACCGACACTGCAGCATTGAAACGATGGAGGTGCCCAGGAGACATTTCTCTGACCTCACCAAGTCTCTGCAGGAGTGCGGAATCCTCCACAAGTCGGTGCTGGGCATCTCACAGGAAGATGGGGAGGGATGGCCCTTAGTCCACAGCCACCCAGCTGGGGTCCTGGGTCTCTGA